One window of the Helicobacter sp. 11S03491-1 genome contains the following:
- the thiC gene encoding phosphomethylpyrimidine synthase ThiC: protein MRKQWVAQRKNDTIKTQLYYAKNGIITPEMEYIANKENLKAEIIQKEVAKGRLIIPANINHLNLEPMGIGVALRTKINSNIGSSSIINSIDEEVEKLKVSIKYGADTVMDLSTGGNLDKIREAIIRASSVPIGTVPIYQILHDVKNDVMKLDIDVMLKVLKKQAQQGVSYFTIHCGFLLEHMPYVSRRKMGIVSRGGSLMASWMMHYHKQNPFYEAYDEILGICREYDVSLSLGDSLRPGCLADASDEAQFSELKVLGELATRAYQADVQVMIEGPGHVPLNQIERNVKLQKEYCNQAPFYVLGPLVTDIAAGYDHIASAIGACVAAWKGVAMLCYVTPKEHLGLPNAKDVREGILAYKIAAHAADIARGRIKARERDDAMSDARYSFDWNKQFELALDPERAREYHDEGLPQEVFKEAEFCSMCGPKFCSYKISQEIFKEYKEEVTQ from the coding sequence ATGAGGAAACAATGGGTAGCCCAACGCAAAAATGATACAATTAAAACGCAGCTATATTATGCTAAAAATGGCATAATTACCCCGGAAATGGAATATATTGCCAATAAAGAAAATCTCAAAGCAGAGATAATTCAAAAAGAAGTCGCCAAAGGGAGGCTTATTATCCCTGCTAATATTAATCATCTCAATCTGGAGCCAATGGGGATTGGTGTCGCATTGCGCACGAAGATTAATTCAAATATTGGAAGTTCTTCAATTATCAATTCTATTGATGAGGAAGTGGAGAAATTAAAAGTTTCTATCAAATATGGTGCAGATACAGTGATGGATCTTTCTACAGGTGGGAATTTGGATAAAATCAGAGAAGCAATTATCCGAGCATCTTCTGTGCCTATTGGGACCGTGCCTATTTATCAGATTCTTCATGATGTCAAAAACGATGTGATGAAACTAGATATTGATGTGATGTTAAAAGTCTTAAAAAAACAAGCCCAACAAGGTGTGAGTTATTTTACTATCCATTGTGGATTTTTGCTTGAACATATGCCTTATGTGAGTCGGAGAAAAATGGGGATTGTCAGTCGTGGGGGAAGTTTGATGGCAAGCTGGATGATGCATTATCACAAACAAAATCCTTTTTATGAAGCCTATGATGAAATTCTTGGAATTTGCAGAGAATATGATGTGAGTTTGAGTTTGGGAGATTCTCTCAGACCGGGTTGTTTGGCTGATGCAAGTGATGAGGCGCAATTTAGCGAACTCAAAGTATTAGGAGAGCTTGCAACAAGAGCTTATCAAGCTGATGTCCAAGTGATGATAGAAGGACCGGGTCATGTTCCTCTCAATCAAATAGAGAGGAATGTCAAATTACAAAAAGAATATTGTAACCAGGCGCCTTTTTATGTTTTGGGTCCATTGGTTACAGATATTGCAGCAGGATATGATCATATTGCAAGTGCTATAGGTGCTTGTGTAGCGGCATGGAAGGGAGTGGCAATGTTATGTTATGTAACACCTAAGGAGCATTTAGGCTTACCAAATGCAAAAGATGTGCGAGAAGGTATTTTGGCTTATAAAATTGCTGCTCATGCTGCTGATATTGCACGTGGAAGGATCAAAGCAAGAGAAAGAGATGATGCCATGAGTGATGCGCGTTATAGCTTTGATTGGAATAAACAATTTGAACTTGCTCTAGATCCTGAAAGAGCAAGAGAATATCATGATGAGGGCTTGCCTCAAGAGGTTTTTAAAGAGGCTGAGTTTTGCTCTATGTGCGGGCCAAAATTTTGTAGCTATAAAATCAGTCAAGAAATTTTCAAAGAATACAAAGAGGAAGTAACCCAGTGA